A part of Myxococcales bacterium genomic DNA contains:
- a CDS encoding penicillin acylase family protein — MRKTIIFLVFVFFQSCNPFFVFKPRAINSPLIDNARLNEHQANVVIDSFGIPFIRARTLTAALYSLGFMHARDRLFQLDLMRHAATGRVAELFGEKALDTDRKLRTLTYKLDEQFSRLSKEEYQLLDAYVRGVNEGALQRGRSAEHFLLGINFEPLRMVEVLAIARLQAWQLASDLDLELARLKIAQSAMPTQEKMTLLAATDDQNSAILKGRSVLKNGNFSLPSYLGNFLAPFTNTVKKVENFIQNSQGASNAWVVEDRIMQNNAAVLMNDPHLRHTWPSNFYLATIQTDDFSVSGASFVGLPAILIGASNTIAWGVTASYLNTQDSVFIKRDSTNPLVYEVDNKKYVFKKWMQKFCLDKKENCHDEEHYVSIFGPVWDSRHDRLIGENELFAVMWTGFYEAHQEKLIIPFWKLVKAKNILEAHKYIQSMTLPGVNIVLADIEGKVGYSYAGLVPKRDKSQHPSLPLDGRHSSSLWTKFLEKPHKLNPDSGIIITANQNIFSHNDGEQKFYGQEGAPPYRALRISEVINKNLKSFSKLSVEDLAHIQRDSTSIEARTMSPLLGGICREKFHNASGIRKKFAQLLEDFDGNFTIDSLAALPYKIMIEQLLEAKLNLAFEKDLLKRVIHIGQLSYNLKHDLAKKILDYRHSSSGTAEKEAYEFVASQCEPAFQKLIEKAGKSPWKWRWGRHHYLQRKSPFARAALIGKFFTDKKRPVAGFATSPMAESGIPVERGANLRFQAVMTRPPQLKIVLDSGNSGLFGKHSLDQAQLWHRGKTMDLIKNWDGAKKQTVMSFGLDSRTSK, encoded by the coding sequence ATGAGAAAAACAATCATATTTTTAGTATTTGTATTTTTTCAATCATGTAATCCATTTTTTGTCTTTAAGCCGAGAGCGATAAATTCTCCCCTCATAGACAATGCCCGTTTAAATGAGCACCAAGCAAATGTGGTCATCGATAGTTTTGGCATTCCATTTATTAGAGCGAGAACATTAACAGCAGCGCTCTATTCTTTAGGATTTATGCATGCGCGCGATCGCCTTTTTCAGCTGGATTTAATGAGGCATGCAGCTACCGGGAGAGTAGCGGAATTATTTGGTGAAAAAGCGCTCGATACAGATAGAAAATTGCGCACGCTCACTTATAAATTAGATGAGCAATTTTCTCGCCTTTCCAAAGAAGAGTATCAACTGCTCGATGCTTATGTGCGTGGTGTAAATGAGGGTGCATTACAACGCGGGCGTAGTGCAGAGCATTTTTTGTTGGGAATTAATTTTGAACCTCTGAGAATGGTTGAGGTTCTGGCTATTGCTCGTCTTCAAGCCTGGCAACTTGCCTCGGATTTAGACTTGGAGCTGGCTCGGCTCAAAATTGCTCAGTCTGCCATGCCCACCCAAGAAAAAATGACTTTGCTTGCAGCCACCGATGATCAAAACTCAGCAATTTTAAAAGGAAGATCTGTGCTTAAGAACGGAAATTTTTCTTTACCAAGCTATCTTGGTAACTTTTTGGCGCCGTTTACCAATACCGTTAAAAAAGTTGAAAATTTTATTCAAAACTCACAAGGTGCCTCAAATGCATGGGTAGTAGAAGACAGAATCATGCAAAATAATGCGGCTGTGCTTATGAACGATCCTCATCTTCGCCATACTTGGCCGTCAAACTTTTATTTGGCAACAATACAGACAGATGATTTCAGTGTGAGTGGTGCAAGCTTCGTTGGTCTTCCAGCAATTTTAATCGGTGCCTCAAATACTATTGCATGGGGAGTGACAGCTTCTTATCTTAATACTCAAGATAGCGTGTTCATAAAACGGGACAGCACTAATCCTTTGGTTTATGAAGTCGATAATAAAAAATATGTTTTTAAAAAATGGATGCAAAAGTTTTGTTTGGATAAAAAAGAAAATTGTCACGATGAAGAGCACTACGTCAGTATTTTTGGACCAGTATGGGATTCTCGCCATGACCGTTTGATTGGGGAGAATGAATTGTTTGCTGTGATGTGGACCGGTTTTTATGAAGCTCACCAAGAAAAATTAATTATTCCATTTTGGAAATTAGTAAAGGCAAAAAATATTTTAGAAGCACATAAGTACATTCAATCTATGACTTTGCCTGGTGTGAATATAGTGCTTGCTGATATCGAAGGTAAGGTTGGTTATAGCTATGCAGGTTTAGTTCCAAAGCGCGATAAGAGTCAGCACCCATCTTTGCCGCTTGACGGGAGACACTCTTCATCATTGTGGACTAAGTTTTTAGAAAAACCCCATAAACTCAATCCTGATTCGGGAATTATTATAACGGCAAATCAAAATATTTTTAGCCATAACGATGGTGAGCAAAAATTTTATGGACAAGAAGGAGCTCCACCTTATCGAGCTTTGAGGATCTCAGAGGTGATCAATAAAAATTTGAAATCATTTTCTAAGCTTTCAGTTGAAGACTTGGCTCATATACAACGAGATAGTACTTCGATTGAGGCGCGCACCATGTCTCCTCTCTTGGGTGGAATATGTCGAGAAAAATTTCATAATGCTTCTGGTATTCGTAAAAAGTTTGCGCAACTTTTAGAAGACTTCGATGGAAATTTTACCATCGATAGTTTAGCAGCGCTTCCTTACAAAATAATGATTGAGCAACTGCTTGAAGCAAAGCTTAATTTGGCTTTTGAGAAAGATCTGCTTAAGCGTGTAATCCATATTGGTCAGCTTAGCTACAATTTAAAGCATGATCTTGCAAAAAAAATATTGGATTATCGGCATTCTAGCAGTGGTACTGCGGAAAAAGAAGCTTATGAATTTGTGGCATCTCAGTGTGAACCAGCATTTCAAAAGTTGATAGAAAAAGCGGGGAAATCTCCTTGGAAATGGCGTTGGGGGAGGCATCATTATTTACAACGAAAAAGCCCTTTTGCTCGTGCTGCTTTAATTGGAAAATTTTTTACGGATAAAAAGCGTCCTGTAGCAGGTTTTGCCACCTCACCTATGGCAGAATCAGGAATTCCTGTTGAAAGAGGTGCAAATTTGCGCTTTCAAGCAGTCATGACCAGGCCGCCTCAATTAAAAATTGTTTTGGATTCGGGCAATAGCGGATTGTTTGGAAAGCATAGTTTGGATCAGGCGCAATTGTGGCATAGGGGTAAAACTATGGATCTTATAAAAAATTGGGATGGGGCAAAAAAACAAACGGTGATGAGTTTTGGTTTAGATAGCAGAACATCCAAATAA
- the folD gene encoding bifunctional methylenetetrahydrofolate dehydrogenase/methenyltetrahydrofolate cyclohydrolase FolD produces MLMTTAHVINGKALADTIITTIASQLSAGFHRSPGLASVLVGENPASKIYIRNKIRAAQRAGISSFHHQLDQNTSEHELLALIDKLNTDEHVDGILVQMPLPPQISAQKIIETIDPQKDVDGFHPMNLGHLMSGVKSSIACTPLGVMHMLKSINCNLSGKHAVVVGRSTIVGKPMAQLLLQKDATVTVCHSKTDPLSHFTRQADIVIAAVGKAKLLNEHHIKKDAIVIDVGINRDEHNKLCGDVDFDVVKNIASYISPVPGGVGPLTIAMLLNNTWDKFAGKFS; encoded by the coding sequence GTGCTCATGACTACCGCTCACGTGATCAATGGAAAAGCTCTCGCTGATACCATCATCACCACCATTGCTTCTCAATTGAGTGCAGGATTTCATCGCTCTCCTGGCTTGGCTTCTGTTTTGGTGGGAGAAAATCCAGCATCGAAAATTTATATTCGAAATAAAATTAGGGCTGCCCAACGAGCCGGAATTAGCAGTTTTCATCACCAACTTGATCAAAACACTTCCGAGCATGAATTGCTCGCTTTGATCGATAAATTAAATACTGATGAACATGTAGACGGAATTTTGGTTCAGATGCCCCTCCCTCCCCAAATATCCGCACAAAAAATTATAGAAACAATTGATCCTCAAAAAGATGTCGATGGATTTCACCCCATGAACTTAGGACACCTCATGAGTGGAGTTAAATCCAGCATTGCTTGTACCCCTTTAGGTGTCATGCACATGCTTAAAAGCATCAACTGCAATTTATCTGGAAAACATGCTGTAGTTGTGGGACGCAGTACCATCGTTGGCAAGCCTATGGCGCAACTCTTATTGCAAAAAGATGCAACAGTCACAGTATGCCATTCTAAAACCGATCCTCTTTCGCACTTCACCAGACAAGCAGATATTGTGATCGCTGCAGTAGGAAAAGCAAAACTGCTCAATGAACATCATATTAAGAAGGACGCCATTGTTATTGATGTTGGCATCAACCGAGATGAGCACAACAAATTGTGCGGCGATGTTGATTTTGATGTGGTTAAAAATATTGCTTCATACATCAGCCCTGTCCCAGGTGGCGTTGGACCTCTCACCATTGCTATGCTGCTTAACAATACGTGGGATAAATTTGCAGGAAAATTTTCATGA
- a CDS encoding DMT family transporter, which produces MISTIATNEKKGILLAILSGLLFGSLGFFGMSLMKSGLSVFELTFWRFFVATIFMGLLISLRHIKTKPTAIKNHPKHLLYSALVGIFFYTTPGILFFFSSKLIGTGQAMVIFFVYPAFVMLLNWIFNKKIITAHYWWSFAVILTGLIFLIDLNEFSFDVLGISMGLFAALSFAIFVFFSHKINLSASTSTFMVSLGCSIAAITLVLFEQPLPLPSQAIQWTWILGIGIFSSALPSLLLLKAIDYIPTDKASLLSVLEPIFTVIFGVILLDESMSLKNALGIVFILVGAMSISLKKNT; this is translated from the coding sequence ATGATTTCAACGATTGCAACTAATGAAAAAAAAGGAATTTTATTAGCTATTTTATCTGGCTTACTGTTCGGCTCACTCGGTTTTTTTGGAATGAGTCTCATGAAAAGTGGGCTGAGTGTTTTTGAACTCACTTTTTGGCGGTTTTTTGTTGCTACCATTTTTATGGGATTACTCATCAGCCTCAGGCACATCAAAACTAAACCCACTGCTATAAAAAATCATCCTAAACATTTGTTGTACTCGGCACTGGTGGGCATATTTTTTTACACGACCCCGGGCATATTATTTTTCTTCTCAAGTAAACTCATTGGCACCGGGCAGGCTATGGTTATTTTTTTCGTATATCCAGCCTTTGTTATGCTCCTCAATTGGATTTTTAATAAAAAAATTATCACAGCACACTATTGGTGGTCTTTTGCCGTTATACTCACAGGTCTGATTTTTTTGATCGACCTTAATGAATTTTCCTTTGATGTGCTCGGTATTAGCATGGGACTTTTTGCTGCTCTTAGCTTCGCTATCTTTGTTTTCTTTAGCCACAAAATTAATCTTTCTGCCAGCACTTCAACTTTTATGGTTTCATTGGGCTGCAGCATCGCAGCAATAACTTTGGTGCTTTTTGAGCAGCCACTTCCTCTTCCATCACAAGCCATTCAATGGACATGGATTTTAGGAATTGGCATCTTTAGCTCCGCCCTTCCATCTTTGTTATTGCTCAAAGCTATCGACTATATTCCCACAGATAAAGCCTCACTTCTTTCAGTACTTGAGCCTATATTCACCGTTATTTTTGGTGTGATACTCCTTGATGAAAGCATGAGCCTTAAAAATGCTCTCGGTATTGTTTTCATTCTTGTAGGAGCAATGAGCATCAGTCTTAAAAAAAATACCTGA
- the guaA gene encoding glutamine-hydrolyzing GMP synthase, whose product MIMSSNSYVAVIDCGSQTTKLIARRVRELGVFSRIFMPSISADELMKDRPSAIILSGGPESVLDKNSLDVDDDIFKLGIPILGICYGMQLMIKHLGGELERSPHREFGQRMISIDNSSLLFDALTSPLKVWMSHSDQTKICPSELRTVASSDSCLQAAVEYPAKKMFGVQFHPEVSHTSCGTTILANFLFKVAKVDKSFDLKDFLAEQIQSIKSQVGSGRVIMGLSGGVDSMVAAFLIHQAINDQLLCVYVNHGLHRANEIEITKKAFFQVFKKELLVVNAQEQFFEALAGVTDPEKKRREIGRVFVEAFESEAKNFKAQFLGQGTLYPDVIESPKSKSGKSHGIKSHHNVGGLPEHMNLGLVEPLRELFKDEVRALGKLLGISNEVLMRQPFPGPGLAVRVPGEVTRERVELVRRADAIVCEEMKNIAEVYNKKIWQSFAILLPVKSVGVMGDARVYGESIVIRCVESEDAMTADWSKLPYEVLEKISSRITNEVVGISRVLYDITQKPPGTIEWE is encoded by the coding sequence ATGATTATGTCATCGAATAGTTATGTAGCTGTAATTGATTGTGGTTCTCAAACAACCAAGCTCATTGCTAGGCGTGTTCGAGAACTTGGAGTTTTTTCAAGAATTTTTATGCCGTCTATCAGCGCAGATGAACTCATGAAAGATCGTCCATCTGCCATTATTTTGTCTGGTGGTCCTGAATCTGTGCTTGATAAAAATTCGCTCGATGTTGACGACGATATTTTTAAGCTTGGCATTCCAATTTTGGGTATTTGCTATGGTATGCAGCTTATGATCAAACATCTTGGGGGTGAGCTTGAAAGATCTCCTCATCGGGAATTTGGTCAAAGAATGATCAGCATCGATAACAGCAGTCTTTTATTCGATGCGCTCACATCGCCATTGAAAGTGTGGATGTCGCACTCCGATCAGACGAAAATTTGTCCATCGGAACTAAGAACCGTCGCATCGAGCGATAGCTGTTTGCAAGCTGCGGTTGAATATCCTGCCAAAAAAATGTTTGGTGTGCAATTTCACCCTGAAGTAAGCCATACCTCTTGCGGCACAACTATTTTGGCAAATTTTTTGTTTAAAGTTGCCAAAGTGGATAAGAGTTTTGATTTAAAAGATTTCTTGGCTGAGCAGATCCAATCAATTAAATCTCAAGTTGGATCAGGCCGAGTGATCATGGGTTTATCGGGCGGTGTTGATTCTATGGTGGCGGCGTTTTTGATTCATCAGGCCATCAATGATCAATTGTTGTGCGTCTATGTGAACCATGGTTTGCATAGAGCCAACGAAATCGAGATAACCAAGAAAGCTTTCTTTCAAGTTTTTAAAAAAGAATTGTTAGTGGTAAATGCCCAAGAACAATTTTTCGAAGCACTAGCAGGAGTAACGGATCCTGAGAAAAAGCGTCGTGAAATTGGTCGAGTATTTGTTGAAGCCTTTGAGAGTGAAGCGAAGAATTTTAAGGCGCAATTCTTGGGACAGGGGACTCTTTACCCAGATGTAATAGAATCTCCTAAAAGTAAATCAGGCAAATCTCATGGCATTAAAAGTCATCATAATGTGGGCGGATTACCTGAACATATGAATTTAGGATTGGTTGAGCCTTTGCGAGAACTTTTTAAAGACGAAGTAAGAGCATTAGGAAAGCTTTTAGGTATCAGCAATGAAGTATTGATGCGTCAGCCGTTTCCAGGTCCAGGTTTGGCCGTTCGTGTGCCAGGAGAGGTGACAAGAGAACGGGTTGAACTTGTGCGCAGGGCTGATGCAATTGTTTGTGAAGAAATGAAAAATATCGCTGAGGTTTACAACAAAAAAATTTGGCAAAGCTTTGCTATTTTATTGCCTGTAAAAAGTGTCGGCGTGATGGGAGATGCTCGGGTTTATGGCGAAAGCATTGTTATACGTTGCGTGGAAAGTGAAGATGCCATGACTGCTGACTGGTCAAAACTTCCCTATGAGGTTTTAGAAAAAATATCGAGCAGAATCACCAACGAGGTGGTAGGTATCAGTCGCGTGCTCTACGACATTACACAAAAACCACCAGGCACCATTGAGTGGGAGTGA